A single region of the Schizosaccharomyces osmophilus chromosome 3, complete sequence genome encodes:
- the cmk2 gene encoding MAPK-activated protein kinase Cmk2, with the protein MSILTGFRKFIKSVKLNKERKKGEKTLGSGKSAGTASQQSHHAEVDSSEPTDFPGLEKFQLKEKLGDGAYSKVYKAHSFDLKEDIAVKVIRKYEMNLKQRNGVHKEVNIMRRIQHKNIVTLLDFIEADDFFYLILELAEGGEIFHKIVHFTYFSEQLARHVIVQIADAIQHLHDVCGIVHRDIKPENVLFKPIPFHPTENYKPPPLDPIKQDEGVFTPGVGGGGIGKILIGDFGFSKVVWNTKTSTPCGTVGYAAPEIVNDELYSKNVDMWALGCVLHTMLCGFPPFFDENVGLLASKVVKGEFEFLSPWWDNISESAKDLVAHLLTVDPRERYDIHQFFQHPWIRGEPKMLLVPSHKPKFYSRSIDSTSSSPGRMTSDLKERPKRTMVSRTSSASMHKSPSITTLSDAMMVAYDVRRSNFPKGHHKNANFSRINSAADLIVEEDSGDELTGTSFPFSDVSNSDEKDSFQLDLAQSSLISRRSARRHPM; encoded by the exons ATGTCAATTTTGACG GGGTTTCGCAAATTCATTAAGTCCGTCAAACTAAATAAGGAACGAAAGAAGGGCGAGAAAACTCTCGGTTCAGGAAAGTCCGCTGGCACAGCTAGCCAACAAAGTCATCATGCAGAAGTTGATTCTTCTGAACCTACGGATTTTCCTGGTTTAGAAAAGTTTCAATTGAAGGAGAAGCTCGGAGA TGGAGCCTATAGCAAGGTATACAAGGCGCATTCTTTTGACCTAAAGGAAGACATTGCTGTTAAAGTGATCCGCAAATACGAGATGAATCTGAAACAG CGAAATGGTGTTCATAAGGAAGTGAACATAATGCGAAGGATTCAACACAAAAACATTGTCACTTTGCTGGATTTTATTGAAGCGgatgatttcttttatcttATTTTGGAGCTCGCTGAAGGAGGAGAAATATTTCACAAGATCGTTCATTTCACTTACTTTTCCGAACAACTCGCCCGACATGTCATAGTCCAAATTGCAGATGCAATACAACATCTCCATGATGTATGTGGCATCGTTCACAGGGACATCAAGCCTGAGAATGTGTTATTTAAgccaattccttttcatccTACAGAAAACTATAAGCCGCCCCCTTTGGATCCAATTAAGCAAGACGAAGGCGTTTTTACACCTGGTGTTGGTGGAGGTGGTATTGGAAAAATTTTAATAGGtgattttggttttagTAAGGTTGTTTGGAACACGAAAACATCTACTCCTTGCGGAACTGTAGGCTATGCTGCACCAGAAATTGTAAATGACGAACTTTACTCCAAAAACGTGGATATGTGGGCTTTGGGATGTGTCCTGCACACAATGCTGTGTGGGTTTCCACCTTTCTTTGACGAGAATGTTGGGTTATTGGCATCCAAGGTTGTGAAAGGAGAATTTGAGTTTTTATCTCCTTGGTGGGACAACATATCAGAATCTGCAAAGGATTTAGTTGCCCATCTATTGACAGTAGATCCGAGAGAACGATACGACATTCATCAGTTTTTTCAACATCCTTGGATTCGCGGTGAACCGAAGATGCTTTTGGTTCCTTCCCATAAGccaaaattttattcaCGCTCTATAGAttctacttcttcttcgcCTGGGCGAATGACATCTGACCTCAAGGAACGACCAAAGAGAACGATGGTTTCTCGTACATCCAGTGCTTCTATGCATAAATCACCATCCATCACTACATTGAGTGATGCAATGATGGTTGCATACGATGTTCGTCGCTCTAACTTTCCGAAGGGTCACCACAAGAATGCCAATTTTTCAAGGATCAACTCGGCGGCGGACTTGattgttgaagaagattctGGGGATGAACTTACAGGAACAAGTTTTCCCTTTAGTGATGTTTCGAACAGTGATGAGAAAGATTCTTTTCAACTGGATCTTGCTCAATCGTCTCTCATTTCTAGAAGATCTGCCCGACGACATCCAATGTAA
- the rnf170 gene encoding ubiquitin-protein ligase E3 Rnf170 has translation MILTRWDEVVSADTQVQNIQTLVEEYDRLVTATRPVWKEQLRYLITLGLFLKNRKGNAWLYLLVLWKLISGSFSQSRTNLLRKIERVGNGFFTIIALFKGLVAFRGQKTFVNMIQSFLSTENILPNFDAHHEGPTGIIDQTILMRRIIMGLFDGLFETRLPATVWFKYKELQSTAKKIDCQPNECAFCILRDEDNATLTNPYIANCGHTFCYACVMSRKELVVNLTCPICWAKIHRCIPNTQYG, from the coding sequence ATGATTTTGACGCGCTGGGACGAAGTAGTAAGCGCTGATACTCAAGtacaaaatattcaaaCATTGGTGGAAGAGTACGACAGACTTGTTACAGCTACAAGACCGGTTTGGAAGGAGCAGTTGCGATATTTAATCACTTTGGGTTTATTCCTAAAAAACCGTAAAGGGAATGCATGGTTATATTTACTAGTACTTTGGAAGCTAATATCAGGCTCATTTTCTCAAAGCAGAACCAATTTACTTCGAAAAATTGAACGCGTTGGTAATGGATTTTTCACTATTATCGCCTTGTTTAAAGGTCTTGTTGCATTTCGGGGccaaaaaacttttgtcAATATGATTCAAAGTTTTCTCAGTACTGAGAACATACTTCCAAACTTTGATGCTCATCATGAAGGACCCACAGGTATAATTGACCAAACAATTCTTATGCGACGAATTATCATGGGTCTATTTGACGGCTTATTCGAAACCCGTCTCCCGGCGACCGTATGGTTCAAGTATAAAGAACTTCAAAGCacagcaaaaaaaattgactGCCAGCCGAATGAATGTGCATTCTGTATTTTACGTGACGAGGACAACGCTACTCTCACAAATCCATACATTGCTAATTGCGGCCATACCTTTTGCTATGCCTGTGTCATGTCACGAAAAGAGCTAGTCGTCAATTTAACTTGTCCCATATGCTGGGCCAAGATTCATCGTTGCATCCCAAACACCCAATATGGCTAA
- the rpl3401 gene encoding 60S ribosomal protein L34 translates to MAQRVTYRRRLAYNTRSNKTRIIKTPGNKVRNLHIKKLGTIPRCGDTGVPLQGIPALRPREFARLSHNKKTVQRAYGGNLSANAVKDRIIRAFLIEEQKIVKQKLKQMSSQK, encoded by the coding sequence ATGGCACAACGAGTTACCTACCGCCGTCGCCTTGCTTACAACACTCGTAGCAACAAGACCAGAATCATCAAGACTCCTGGTAACAAAGTACGCAACTTGCATATCAAGAAGCTTGGCACCATCCCTCGTTGCGGTGACACAGGCGTTCCTTTGCAAGGTATCCCCGCTCTGCGTCCTCGTGAGTTTGCTCGTCTTTCCCACAACAAGAAGACCGTCCAACGTGCTTATGGCGGTAATTTGAGTGCCAATGCTGTGAAGGACCGTATTATTCGTGCCTTTTTGATCGAGGAACAAAAGATTGTCAAGCAAAAGCTTAAGCAAATGTCTTCCCAAAAGTAA
- the rbm8 gene encoding exon junction complex subunit, RNA-binding protein Rbm8: MSQQAHPAKSIEGYIIIVTGLHPETSEEQLEDLFADFGPVRNLHLNLDRRTGYVKGYALIEFAELGQAEEVVRQKSLMLLDRKLEVDFAFLEPPARPRRSSLNSRSRSPSPRPSRHDHDIAMEES, from the coding sequence ATGAGTCAACAAGCACATCCTGCCAAATCCATTGAAGGTTACATTATAATTGTAACTGGTTTGCATCCTGAGACTTCTGAAGAACAACTTGAAGACTTGTTTGCAGACTTCGGTCCTGTTAGAAACCTGCATCTGAATTTGGATCGACGAACGGGTTATGTCAAGGGATATGCATTGATTGAGTTTGCTGAACTAGGGCAAGCAGAAGAGGTCGTCCGTCAAAAATCTTTAATGCTATTAGACAGGAAACTAGAAGTTGACTTTGCATTTCTAGAACCTCCTGCACGTCCTCGCAGATCCTCTTTAAATTCTCGTAGTCGTAGTCCTTCGCCTCGACCCAGTCGCCATGATCATGATATTGCCATGGAAGAATCGTAA
- the tef102 gene encoding translation elongation factor EF-1 alpha Ef1a-b produces MGKEKGHINIVVIGHVDSGKSTTTGHLIYKCGGIDKRTIEKFEKEATELGKGSFKYAWVLDKLKAERERGITIDIALWKFETPKYYVTVIDAPGHRDFIKNMITGTSQADCAILIIGGGTGEFEAGISKDGQTREHALLAYTLGVKQLIVAVNKMDSVQYSQARFEEIIKETSNFVKKVGFNPKTVPFVPVSGFQGDNMIEPTSNMTWYQGWQKESKAAGVVKGKTLLEAIDAIEPPVRPVEKPLRLPLQDVYKIGGIGTVPVGRVETGTIKPGMIVSFAPAGITTEVKSVEMHHESLQAGLPGDNVGFNVKNVSVKDIRRGNVAGDSKNDPPMGCANFTAQVIILNHPGQISVGYSPVLDCHTSHIACRFNELIEKIDRRTGKKIEEAPKYVKSGDACIAQMLPSKPMCVEAFTDYAPLGRFAVRDMRQTVAVGVIKAVEKSAPGQAKVTKAAQKAGKK; encoded by the coding sequence ATgggtaaagaaaagggaCACATTAACATTGTCGTTATCGGTCACGTCGATTCTGGTAAGTCTACCACCACCGGTCACTTGATTTACAAGTGCGGTGGTATCGACAAGCGTACCATTGAAAAGTTCGAGAAGGAAGCCACCGAATTGGGTAAGGGTTCCTTCAAGTACGCCTGGGTTTTGGACAAGCTCAAGGCCGAACGTGAGCGTGGTATCACCATCGACATTGCCCTCTGGAAGTTCGAAACTCCCAAGTACTATGTTACTGTTATCGATGCCCCTGGTCACCGTGACTTCATCAAGAACATGATTACTGGTACTTCTCAAGCTGACTGTGCCATCCTCATCATTGGTGGTGGTACTGGTGAATTTGAAGCTGGTATCTCTAAGGACGGTCAAACTCGTGAGCACGCTTTGCTTGCCTACACTTTGGGTGTCAAGCAACTCATTGTTGCCGTCAACAAGATGGATTCCGTTCAATACTCTCAAGCTCGTTTTGAGGAAATTATCAAGGAGACCTCCAACTTCGTCAAGAAGGTCGGTTTCAACCCCAAGACCGTTCCTTTCGTCCCCGTCTCTGGTTTCCAAGGTGACAACATGATTGAGCCTACCTCTAACATGACCTGGTACCAAGGCTGGCAAAAGGAGAGCAAGGCTGCTGGTGTCGTTAAGGGTAAGACTCTTTTGGAAGCCATTGACGCCATTGAGCCTCCTGTCCGTCCCGTTGAGAAGCCCCTCCGTCTTCCTCTTCAAGATGTTTACAAGATCGGTGGTATCGGTACAGTCCCCGTCGGTCGTGTTGAAACCGGTACTATCAAGCCCGGTATGATCGTCAGCTTTGCCCCCGCTGGTATCACCACTGAGGTTAAGTCCGTCGAAATGCACCACGAGTCTCTCCAAGCTGGTCTTCCTGGTGACAACGTCGGTTTCAACGTCAAGAACGTTTCCGTAAAGGATATCCGTCGTGGTAATGTTGCTGGTGACTCCAAGAATGACCCTCCTATGGGCTGTGCTAACTTCACCGCTCAAGTTATCATTCTTAACCACCCCGGTCAAATCTCCGTTGGTTACTCTCCTGTCTTGGATTGCCACACTTCTCACATTGCTTGCCGTTTCAACGAGCTCATTGAGAAGATTGACCGTCGTACCGGTAAGAAGATTGAAGAAGCTCCCAAGTACGTCAAGTCCGGTGATGCTTGTATCGCACAAATGCTTCCTAGCAAGCCTATGTGCGTTGAAGCTTTCACTGACTACGCTCCTCTTGGCCGTTTCGCCGTCCGTGACATGCGTCAAACCGTCGCTGTAGGTGTTATCAAGGCTGTTGAGAAGTCTGCCCCTGGCCAAGCTAAGGTTACCAAGGCTGCCCAAAAGGCTGGTAAGAAATAA
- the rpl1602 gene encoding 60S ribosomal protein L13/L16, whose translation MSEFQKVVVIDAKGHLLGRLASVVAKQLLGGQKVVVVRCEELNISGSFFRNKLKYLAYLRKSCRYNPTRGAFHFRAPSRIFQKAVRGMLPHKSPRGQAALEHLQAVEGVPPPFDKQKRVVVPAALRVLRLKPGRKYCTVGRLSSEVGWKYADVVSKLEERRKVKSAAFYQAKHSKQKKVTAAKSASSINQKLASYGY comes from the exons ATGTCGGAATTCCAGAAGGTCGTTGTGATTGACGCTAAGGG TCATCTCCTTGGACGTTTGGCATCTGTTGTCGCCAAGCAGCTTTTGGGCGGTCAAAAGGTTGTCGTTGTTCGCTGCGAAGAGCTGAACATTTCTGGCAGCTTCTTCCGTAACAAGCTTAAGTACCTCGCCTACTTGCGCAAGTCTTGCCGTTACAACCCTACTCGTGGTGCTTTCCACTTCCGTGCTCCTTCTCGTATCTTCCAGAAGGCTGTTCGTGGTATGCTTCCCCACAAGAGCCCTCGTGGTCAAGCTGCTTTGGAACACTTGCAAGCTGTTGAAGGTGTTCCCCCTCCTTTCGACAAGCAAAAGCGTGTTGTTGTCCCTGCTGCCCTTCGTGTCTTGCGCCTTAAGCCCGGCCGTAAGTACTGCACTGTCGGTCGCCTTTCTTCCGAGGTTGGCTGGAAGTACGCCGACGTTGTTTCTAAGTTGGAGGAACGCAGAAAGGTTAAGAGCGCTGCTTTTTACCAAGCCAAGCATTCcaagcaaaagaaggttACTGCCGCCAAGTCTGCTTCTTCTATCAACCAAAAACTTGCTTCCTATGGATACTAA
- the frs1 gene encoding cytoplasmic phenylalanine-tRNA ligase beta subunit Frs1 → MPTIACDKEELYKALGKTYTTQEFDELCFKYGIELDEDTTNDPERDPSERPALKIEIAANRYDMLCMEGIAQALNVFNRRMDPPQYKFLPATTSLKISPETADVRPYCAAAILRGVKFDPIRYQSFIALQDKLHSNLCRQRSLVAIGTHDFSKIEGPFTYEALKPEEINFVPLGQTRNINGTELLEFYKDSKHLGRYLHLVADSPRYPVILDAKRRVCSLPPIINSDFSKISVDTNDVFIECTATDKTKLDIVMNMMTVMFTCYCDEPFTIEPVEVVSEHNKCSRMTPNLTPVRFEAETDYLNQCCGISLPREEICRLLSRMLLQAQPNPSDEKTILVDVPCTRADILHQCDIMEDLGISYGYDNLKHTYPDQSVTYGKPLEVNRLSDIVRHEAALAGWSEVLPFILCSHDENYAWLRKSDDSRAIQLANPKTLEFQVVRSSLLPGILKTTRENRTHALPIKIFEVSDVAFIDETQERMTRNERHFCAIQAGLNSGFEQIHGLLDRMMLMLNEKRIFNPIESDARGYWIVPDDDATFFPGRCAAVYYRKDPGTAGVRVGTFGVVHPLVLEKFELSIAASAVELDLTLWV, encoded by the exons ATGCCAACTATCGCCTGTGATAAGGAAGAGCTATATAAAGCATTGGGAAAAACTTACA CTACGCAGgaatttgatgaattatGCTTTAAGTATGGTATTGAGCTTGACGAGGATACTACAAATGATCCCGAAAGAGATCCTTCAGAGCGACCTGCTTTGAAGATCGAGATTGCTGCTAATCGCTATGATATGCTTTGTATGGAGGGCATTGCTCAAGCTCTGAATGTCTTTAACCGCCGTATGGATCCTCCCCAATACAAGTTCCTGCCTGCTACTACTTCTCTTAAAATTTCACCTGAAACTGCTGATGTTCGTCCTTATTGTGCCGCGGCCATCTTGCGGGGTGTGAAATTTGATCCTATTAGATATCAGAGTTTCATTGCTCTTCAAGACAAGCTACACTCCAACTTGTGCCGTCAAAGAAGTTTGGTAGCCATTGGCACTCATGATTTTTCCAAGATTGAGGGCCCTTTCACCTATGAGGCCTTGAAGCCGGAAGAAATTAATTTCGTTCCCCTTGGCCAAACCCGTAACATCAACGGAACGGAGCTCTTGGAATTTTACAAGGACAGCAAGCATCTCGGCCGCTACTTGCACTTGGTTGCTGACTCTCCCAGATACCCCGTCATTTTGGATGCCAAGCGTCGTGTCTGCTCCCTTCCTCCCATTATCAACAGTGATTTTAGCAAGATCAGTGTTGACACCAATGATGTATTTATTGAATGCACCGCTACCGATAAGACCAAGCTTGACATCGTCATGAACATGATGACTGTTATGTTTACTTGCTATTGCGATGAACCCTTCACCATTGAACCTGTCGAGGTTGTATCTGAGCATAACAAGTGCTCCCGCATGACTCCTAACCTAACACCTGTCCGTTTTGAAGCCGAAACCGACTATTTGAACCAATGCTGTGGCATTTCTTTGCCTCGTGAGGAAATCTGCCGTCTTCTTTCTCGTATGCTGCTTCAAGCTCAGCCTAATCCTTCTGACGAGAAGACCATTTTGGTTGACGTCCCATGTACCAGAGCTGATATTCTTCACCAATGCGATATCATGGAAGATCTTGGTATTTCTTACGGTTATGACAACCTTAAACATACCTACCCTGACCAAAGTGTCACCTATGGTAAGCCTTTAGAGGTCAATCGTTTGTCTGATATCGTTCGACATGAGGCTGCTCTCGCTGGCTGGTCCGAAGTTTTACCTTTCATTCTTTGCTCTCATGATGAGAATTATGCTTGGTTACGGAAATCCGATGACTCTCGTGCCATCCAACTAGCCAACCCCAAGACTTTAGAATTCCAAGTTGTTCGTTCCAGTCTTTTGCCTGGTATTCTTAAGACTACTCGTGAAAACCGTACTCATGCCTTGCccataaaaatatttgaagTCAGCGACGTTGCTTTCATCGATGAAACTCAAGAACGCATGACAAGAAACGAGCGACACTTTTGTGCTATTCAAGCTGGTTTGAATTCCGGTTTTGAACAGATTCACGGCTTGCTCGATCGTATGATGCTTATGCTCAACGAGAAGCGCATTTTTAATCCTATAGAATCTGACGCTCGTGGTTATTGGATTGTACCTGATGATGATGCTACCTTCTTCCCTGGTCGTTGTGCAGCTGTATACTATCGTAAGGATCCCGGTACTGCTGGTGTGCGTGTGGGTACATTTGGTGTTGTCCATCCCCTTGTACtggaaaaatttgaacTGTCCATTGCAGCATCTGCTGTTGAATTGGATTTGACACTTTGGGTTTAA
- a CDS encoding pyridoxal phosphate-dependent transferase, translating to MTEPTDYMTDESFSANMSTSVLHADDPLALENDVGPALHLSTTYAYPGTAESLKPYQSVGEESFPYYVRIAGNNCDRAEAALSSVLKAPSVLYGSGLAAVYSLLAYLNPKNIAIHKPGFGGYSGTVGIIKRLNRLTGLRTSYIDKTCEQIHEGDVIWLESPMNPLGIVFDIHYYKELAKKKGAVLVVDSTFAPPPVQDALALGADYVVHSVTKYLGGHTDVLAGATASYNKSAIQTLKGDRAYLGSILHPQQCYLLLRSLRTYPLRIARHSENGYLVANHLNKLATDPNFAAKNGIDKGLILEVYHDSLQKEDFVSKNLTGGHSSCFGFLVNSEKVARHVCCDLRYFHHATSLGGVESLVEWRKMTDPHIDPRLIRISIGIEDANDLIQDLNRVFAALSA from the coding sequence ATGACTGAACCAACTGATTACATGACGGATGAATCCTTCTCTGCTAATATGAGCACCTCTGTTTTGCACGCAGACGATCCTCTTGCTTTGGAAAACGATGTAGGACCAGCTCTTCATTTGTCAACAACATATGCTTATCCAGGTACGGCTGAATCTTTAAAACCTTATCAAAGCGTCGGTGAAGAGAGCTTTCCATATTATGTTCGTATTGCCGGAAACAATTGCGATCGTGCTGAGGCTGCTCTCAGTTCTGTCTTGAAGGCTCCAAGCGTCCTCTATGGATCAGGATTGGCTGCCGTCTACTCTTTGTTAGCTTACTTAAACCCCAAAAACATAGCTATCCATAAGCCTGGATTTGGTGGTTACTCTGGTACTGTTGGTATTATCAAACGTCTCAATCGCTTGACAGGCTTGAGAACCTCCTATATTGATAAAACATGTGAACAAATTCATGAAGGTGACGTTATTTGGTTGGAATCTCCTATGAATCCCTTGGGTATAGTCTTTGACATTCACTACTATAAAGAGCTTGCCAAAAAGAAGGGAGCCGTCTTGGTTGTCGATTCCACATTTGCACCTCCTCCAGTTCAAGATGCCTTAGCTTTAGGCGCTGACTATGTGGTTCACTCGGTAACCAAATACCTTGGTGGACACACGGATGTCTTAGCCGGTGCAACTGCTTCCTACAACAAATCTGCCATCCAGACTCTTAAGGGAGATCGTGCTTACCTTGGCAGTATTCTCCATCCTCAACAATGCTATTTGCTCTTACGTTCCCTCCGCACTTACCCTCTACGCATCGCTAGACACAGCGAAAATGGTTACTTGGTGGCCAACCATTTGAACAAACTCGCTACAGACCCTAACTTCGCTGCCAAGAATGGTATTGATAAGGGCTTGATTCTTGAGGTCTACCACGATTCCTTGCAGAAAGAAGACTTTGTTTCGAAAAACTTGACAGGCGGTCATTCTTCATGCTTCGGTTTCCTCGTGAATTCTGAAAAAGTTGCGCGACACGTGTGCTGTGATCTCAGATATTTCCATCATGCTACTTCCCTTGGCGGAGTCGAAAGTTTGGTTGAATGGCGTAAAATGACAGATCCACACATTGATCCTAGACTCATTCGTATATCAATTGGAATTGAAGATGCCAATGATTTGATTCAGGACTTGAACCGTGTCTTTGCTGCCCTCAGCGCTTAA
- the sec20 gene encoding SNARE Sec20, whose protein sequence is MAEILHLLESKVTELQRAETSQELKLHLRDFRRLWELARVELEYSSVSLDLTLRYEKSVQEYLRLRRRFRDKVAAGIPWVSIVSEVSALAEESQESQDPPSGKTEVIGQEEPELATTDDMHLTSASQVTTAMRDLHVQMVQAVDVSAANSNELASSTTLLESLQEKYFSVEDVLHASKNIMRSLKLNDRKDYYLVISGFGFFVFVVFYLVWKRIVWPIISMFFWFLR, encoded by the coding sequence ATGGCAGAAATCTTGCATTTGCTGGAATCAAAGGTGACTGAGCTGCAAAGGGCAGAGACTTCCCAAGAATTAAAACTTCACCTTCGTGATTTCCGGCGATTATGGGAGTTGGCCCGTGTGGAACTCGAATACTCGTCTGTGAGCTTGGATTTAACTTTGCGCTATGAAAAATCAGTTCAGGAGTATTTGCGATTAAGAAGGCGATTCAGAGACAAGGTTGCAGCTGGGATTCCTTGGGTGTCCATTGTGTCGGAAGTGAGCGCTCTTGCTGAGGAGTCTCAGGAATCTCAGGATCCACCATCTGGAAAGACTGAAGTTATAGGGCAGGAAGAACCTGAGCTTGCGACGACCGATGATATGCACTTGACAAGTGCAAGCCAAGTGACTACTGCAATGAGGGACCTTCATGTACAAATGGTTCAAGCGGTGGACGTGAGTGCAGCAAATTCCAATGAACTTGCTTCAAGTACTACTTTATTGGAGAGCTTACaggaaaaatattttagtGTCGAAGACGTGTTGCATGCaagcaaaaatataatGAGATCGCTCAAATTAAATGACCGGAAAGATTATTATCTTGTTATTTCAGGTTTCGgcttctttgtctttgttgTGTTTTATCTTGTATGGAAAAGGATTGTTTGGCCGATTATATCCATGTTTTTCTGGTTTTTAAGGTGA